The Marispirochaeta aestuarii genome contains the following window.
CTGCCGGACCGTCCTCCCCTGTTTGAACTCAGTATAGCTAATTCTGTGATCCAGGGGCTCGGATGCAGGGATTATTTCGATGTAATCGACTCGCTGGATCTCGATGGCATGACCGTCAATCAGGTACTCTATGAAAAAGAGGATTTTCCCTGGATCGATCCGGTCAAGAGGATCTTCAAAGATAACTGGGGCTGCCGTCTGGCTCTGGGAGAAGAGCCCTTTCCCTTTCTTCTTGACTGGCCGATTCGGGATGTCGACGATATTTCCCGGTTCTCTACCCCCGATCCCCGGGATGACGGCATGCTCACGTTAATTCCCGAATTTGTACGACGCTACAAGGGCAAAAAAATGATAGCTCTCTTGAGTCGAGCGGTATTTGCTACCTCCTGGTATCTGCGGGGAATGGAAAATTTCCTGATGGACCTGGTTCTGTATCCGGATGCCGCCGCTGAACTGATGGAGAAGGTCGGCAGGTATTACCGTGAATTGCACAGTCTTGCCATCGAAGGCGGGGTCGATCTTATAGTTCTCGGAGACGATTATGCCAGCAAAACCGGTACTATTATGTCGCCGGTCACCTTTCGTCATATGATCCTTCCCGGACTGTCGGAAACGGTAAGAAACATCAAGCAGAAGGGCGGGTACTGTATAAAGCATACCGACGGAAATGTCTGGGCAATTATCGAAGACATGGTTTCAACCGGTGCAGATGCCCTGGGGCCGCTGGAGCTGGAGGCCGGCATGAACCTTGCGGAGGTCCGGGAAAAATACGGCCACAGGGTTGCCGTAATGGGCAACGTGGAGGTTGATCTTTTAAGCCGCGGGGCAAAGGAGGATATACGCCGGGAGGTGGAAATCCTTCTATCCAGGGTCTCGGCCAAGGGAGGACATATAATGTCTTCCGGGAATTCCATCAGTAACGCCGTCCGACCGGAGAATTACCGCTACCTGGTGGAGTTGACGCAGTCAGCAGGGTAGAAAAAAGCCCCCGTTCGCCGGGGGCTTGATGGAATACAAAACCCTTAAACGAGCTTCTTCGCCCGTTCCGCGATATCCTTCGCGGTAAGACCGTAATACTCGAGGAGCAGCTCATAGCTTTCAGCGGACTGACCGAAGGAATCCTGCATTCCCATATGGTCGATCTTGAGAGCCATGCCGGCGAGGGCGGATTTTACCGATGATCCGAGACCATTGATAACATTGTGTTCTTCAACGATCATGATCTTTCCGGTTTTTGCGGCGATTTCCCGTACCTTTTCGGTGGGAAAGGGTTTTATCGTCCCAAGGCTGACGACCTCGGCTTCGATGCCCTCTTTTGCGAGTATTTCCGCCGCTTCCAGGGAGTTGTGGATCATTCCGCTCATTGAGAAAATTGTCAGGTCCTTACCGGTCCGGAAGGTATCGACCTGGCCGATTGTGTAGGGTGCCTTCTCGGTAATAACCGGCAGTTCGTTCCTGGGAATACGGATATAACAGGGGCCCGGGTGATTTGCCATGGCCTCTACCATTCCGTCCACCTGATTGGCGTCGGCGGGTACAAGGACAGTCATGTTGGGAAGGACCTGCATAATGGCGATATCGTCCAGGGCCTGGTGGGTTTTTCCGTCACCGTAGTCGCTCAATCCCGCGCTGGATCCGCAGATGTTCACATTGAATCCGGGAATACAGATGGAGCTTCTGATCTGGTCATAGGCCCGTCCGGTTGAAAATACCGCGAAGGAGCTGAAAAAAGGAATCTTCCCCGCAATTGCCATACCGGCGGAGACCGCAGCCATGTTCTGCTCGGCAATTCCGACCTCGACAAAGCGTTCTTCTCCCAGTTCCTCAATGGCCCGCGAGAAGGTGGATTTTCCGAGATCGGCGTCCAGGGCCACTATGTCTTTGTTTTTGCTTCCGATACGTACAAGGGCTTTACCGTATGCTTCTCGTAAACTTGCCATCTCTGCCATTATTTTAAAGCCTCCTTAACTGCTAACAGGGCTTTCTTCCCTTCTTCGTGCTGTTCTTTGGTCATGGCACCGTTGTGGAACCCGACAACGTTTTCAGCAAAGGGGAAGCCTTTACCTTTGATGGTGTGGGCGATGATTGCTTTGGGTTTTGAACCGGGATCCCTGTCCAGGGCTTCAATAATCTGGGAAAAATCATGCCCGTCGATCTCTATTACTTCCCAGCCAAAGGCTGCCCATTTATCCGGAAGATTGGGAATGTTCATGATATCAACGCAGCTTCCGCATGCCTGAAGTCCGTTCTGGTCCAGAATCATTGTCAGGTTGGAAAGTTCATAGGTGGCGGCAAACGCTGCGGCTTCCCAGAGCTGTCCCTCTGCCATTTCTCCGTCTCCGCACATGACGTATACCTTGTTTTGGGCCTTGTTCATGCGCTTTTTCGCATAGGCGATACCGGCACCAATGGAAAGTCCCTGCCCGAGGGATCCGGTTACCGCTTCCATTCCCGGAGTTTTCATATCCGGGTGGCCCTGAAGCATTCCCCCCAGGGTTTTCATCTTGGGGAATTCATCCCTGGAAAAGAATCCGGCTTCCGCCAGAGCCGCGTACTGAGCGGGTACGGCGTGCCCCTTACTCATAAGAAAGAAATCTCTGTCAGGGTCGTTTGCATTCTTCAGGGAATAATTCATCTTGTGAAAATACAGTGTTGCGACAATATCCGTCGCGGAACTGCTGCCGCCTAAATGGCCTACCTTGCCCGGTTCGAGCATTTCAAGCAGGTCAAGACGCATTTCAACGGCTTTCTTTTTCAGGCTTTTTATCAGGTCGTCCTGAGTTGACATGGCCTATCCTCCTAGCATGTAACATGTATTACAACAAAATTGAACAAAAAAAATTCAATCCGGTCAGTAAGTATCATACAGTATATTGTTAAATTGTCAACC
Protein-coding sequences here:
- a CDS encoding uroporphyrinogen decarboxylase family protein, with protein sequence MNSYERMKTALEKGLPDRPPLFELSIANSVIQGLGCRDYFDVIDSLDLDGMTVNQVLYEKEDFPWIDPVKRIFKDNWGCRLALGEEPFPFLLDWPIRDVDDISRFSTPDPRDDGMLTLIPEFVRRYKGKKMIALLSRAVFATSWYLRGMENFLMDLVLYPDAAAELMEKVGRYYRELHSLAIEGGVDLIVLGDDYASKTGTIMSPVTFRHMILPGLSETVRNIKQKGGYCIKHTDGNVWAIIEDMVSTGADALGPLELEAGMNLAEVREKYGHRVAVMGNVEVDLLSRGAKEDIRREVEILLSRVSAKGGHIMSSGNSISNAVRPENYRYLVELTQSAG
- a CDS encoding transketolase translates to MSTQDDLIKSLKKKAVEMRLDLLEMLEPGKVGHLGGSSSATDIVATLYFHKMNYSLKNANDPDRDFFLMSKGHAVPAQYAALAEAGFFSRDEFPKMKTLGGMLQGHPDMKTPGMEAVTGSLGQGLSIGAGIAYAKKRMNKAQNKVYVMCGDGEMAEGQLWEAAAFAATYELSNLTMILDQNGLQACGSCVDIMNIPNLPDKWAAFGWEVIEIDGHDFSQIIEALDRDPGSKPKAIIAHTIKGKGFPFAENVVGFHNGAMTKEQHEEGKKALLAVKEALK
- a CDS encoding transketolase family protein, producing MAEMASLREAYGKALVRIGSKNKDIVALDADLGKSTFSRAIEELGEERFVEVGIAEQNMAAVSAGMAIAGKIPFFSSFAVFSTGRAYDQIRSSICIPGFNVNICGSSAGLSDYGDGKTHQALDDIAIMQVLPNMTVLVPADANQVDGMVEAMANHPGPCYIRIPRNELPVITEKAPYTIGQVDTFRTGKDLTIFSMSGMIHNSLEAAEILAKEGIEAEVVSLGTIKPFPTEKVREIAAKTGKIMIVEEHNVINGLGSSVKSALAGMALKIDHMGMQDSFGQSAESYELLLEYYGLTAKDIAERAKKLV